The following proteins are encoded in a genomic region of Betaproteobacteria bacterium:
- a CDS encoding mechanosensitive ion channel has protein sequence MDEHLETLSQVKVAAVDIAIRFGPKLFTAVVILVAGVVAGRWVARALDGGLDRFELEPPVRALLTRVVRIMVFGLFLIMALQNLGVELLPLIAGLGVAGAGIALAMQGVLSNVVAGLTIIFTKPFRVGEYISVVGVEGEVAHVALFSTTLQHVDLSRVVIPNRKIVGEILHNYGRIRQVRNVVGVSYDTDLGAALRVVREVLAAHPKVLQDPAPDVQIETLADSSINIAIRPWVNVPDYGHVSGELNQAVAEAFRDRHIVIPFPQREVRLVGGVASA, from the coding sequence ATGGACGAACATCTCGAAACCCTGAGTCAGGTCAAGGTCGCAGCGGTAGACATCGCCATCCGGTTCGGTCCCAAGCTGTTCACCGCCGTCGTCATCCTCGTGGCAGGCGTCGTCGCGGGCCGATGGGTCGCCCGGGCCCTGGACGGGGGCCTGGACCGGTTCGAACTGGAGCCGCCGGTGCGCGCTCTGCTCACGCGGGTCGTGCGGATCATGGTCTTCGGCCTGTTTCTCATCATGGCGCTGCAGAATCTCGGTGTCGAACTGCTGCCGCTCATTGCGGGCCTGGGCGTTGCCGGCGCCGGCATCGCCCTGGCCATGCAGGGCGTACTCAGCAACGTGGTGGCCGGCCTCACCATCATCTTCACCAAGCCCTTCCGCGTGGGCGAATACATTTCGGTCGTGGGCGTGGAGGGCGAAGTCGCGCACGTTGCCCTGTTCAGCACGACGCTCCAGCATGTGGATCTCTCGCGCGTCGTGATACCGAACCGCAAGATCGTGGGCGAGATCCTGCACAACTACGGCCGCATCCGTCAGGTCAGGAACGTCGTGGGCGTGTCCTACGACACGGACCTCGGTGCAGCCCTGCGGGTCGTACGTGAAGTGCTGGCAGCGCACCCCAAAGTGCTCCAGGATCCGGCCCCGGACGTGCAGATCGAAACGCTGGCGGACTCCTCCATCAACATCGCGATCCGGCCCTGGGTGAACGTGCCGGACTACGGGCACGTCTCGGGCGAGCTGAACCAGGCCGTGGCCGAGGCGTTCCGCGACAGGCACATCGTGATTCCCTTCCCCCAGAGAGAAGTGCGGCTCGTGGGCGGCGTCGCATCCGCATGA
- a CDS encoding transcriptional repressor, producing MKNGLSRENLTARLRSFGISPTHQRLEIAHALFSRMSHVSADQVLAIVNERHAETSKATVYNTLKLFVETGLVREVIVDPAKVFYDPNTGPHHHLFDVETGEITDIDASHISITGLPELPSGKVCAGVDLIIRVKGSRDGAA from the coding sequence ATGAAAAATGGCCTTTCCCGCGAGAATCTCACCGCGCGGCTGCGTTCGTTCGGAATCAGTCCGACGCATCAGCGCCTGGAGATTGCCCACGCCCTCTTCTCCCGCATGAGCCACGTCTCGGCGGACCAGGTGCTGGCCATCGTGAACGAGCGGCATGCCGAGACATCGAAGGCGACGGTCTACAACACGCTCAAGCTGTTCGTGGAAACCGGCCTCGTGAGAGAGGTCATCGTCGACCCGGCGAAGGTCTTCTACGATCCCAACACCGGCCCTCACCACCATCTGTTCGACGTGGAGACGGGCGAGATCACCGACATCGATGCCTCCCACATATCGATCACCGGACTCCCGGAACTTCCTTCCGGCAAGGTGTGCGCGGGGGTGGATCTCATCATCCGCGTCAAGGGCAGCAGGGACGGCGCTGCCTGA
- a CDS encoding BLUF domain-containing protein, with protein MPLVHLIYTSFAVDAPSSRELMTILEASRRRNAADGVTGMLVYGGDLFLQLLEGPREAVCRTFYRILRDARHRDVTILQFGYPAQRRFAAWSMNYAGLGESRELIERLAGPDGFLSLAADADAAMKFMHALSLGSSG; from the coding sequence ATGCCACTGGTGCATCTCATCTACACGAGTTTCGCGGTGGACGCTCCGTCGAGCCGGGAACTCATGACCATTCTCGAGGCCTCGCGGCGGCGCAATGCCGCAGACGGCGTCACCGGCATGCTTGTGTATGGGGGCGATCTGTTCCTGCAACTGCTGGAAGGACCGCGGGAAGCCGTCTGCCGGACCTTCTACCGGATACTTCGGGATGCGCGGCACCGCGACGTGACGATCCTGCAGTTCGGCTATCCGGCCCAGCGCCGGTTCGCTGCCTGGTCGATGAACTACGCCGGCCTCGGGGAGTCCCGCGAGCTGATCGAGCGTCTTGCAGGTCCCGACGGATTCCTCTCGCTCGCGGCCGATGCCGATGCTGCGATGAAGTTCATGCACGCGCTCTCGCTCGGATCGTCCGGCTGA
- the pilV gene encoding type IV pilus modification protein PilV produces MRASLRTARSQSGVMMLEALIAILIFSLGILAIIGLQAESIRNSSEAKFRSDASFLANQVIGYMWADRANLALYAHRPTGPICAPTGANSANANVTAWLANVAALLPSATSAKQSITVNAANRQVTVRVCWESRTGQHNFIVTTQLSN; encoded by the coding sequence ATGCGCGCATCCCTCAGAACGGCAAGATCGCAGAGCGGCGTGATGATGCTCGAAGCGCTCATCGCGATTCTCATCTTCTCGCTGGGCATCCTGGCCATCATCGGTTTGCAGGCGGAGTCCATCCGCAACAGCTCGGAGGCGAAATTCCGGTCGGATGCGAGCTTCCTGGCCAATCAGGTGATCGGTTACATGTGGGCCGACCGGGCGAACCTCGCGCTGTACGCACACCGGCCCACCGGCCCCATCTGCGCACCGACGGGGGCGAACTCCGCGAACGCCAACGTGACGGCATGGCTCGCGAACGTCGCGGCGCTCCTGCCCAGCGCCACGTCCGCCAAGCAGTCGATCACCGTCAACGCGGCCAACCGCCAGGTCACGGTACGGGTGTGCTGGGAGTCGCGTACGGGCCAGCACAACTTCATCGTGACCACCCAGCTCAGCAACTGA
- a CDS encoding esterase, producing the protein MTSLAALRRLAAAFATVLIAPCVLAQSAPLRETLQHGGLARTYLMQVPRGGSATVPLVILLHGGTQDAERIWPRTRWPEVARREGVLLVAPDAVDGNWNDGRRVYLSGGDPTAIDDVGFLSELVGSLVARHRADPGRVFVTGASNGGAMAWRFACERSEIVTAIAPVIATMLSDPDRRCPASRPVAVLAIFGTADPLMPFDGSPVRTRTGQMSEPRLSAAASVQWWAQRNGCGTTPVAEDLPDRVTTDGSTVRRFVYPGCPFNADAIRIDVLGGGHTWPGGRTGWLQKQVLGPTNRDIDAAETAWNFFRERRR; encoded by the coding sequence ATGACCAGCCTCGCGGCTCTGCGCCGGCTCGCCGCCGCCTTTGCGACCGTGCTGATCGCGCCGTGCGTTCTGGCACAGTCGGCGCCCCTTCGCGAGACGCTTCAGCACGGGGGCCTTGCAAGAACGTACTTGATGCAGGTGCCGCGAGGTGGATCGGCCACCGTACCGCTCGTGATCCTGCTTCACGGGGGAACCCAGGACGCCGAGCGGATCTGGCCCAGGACCCGCTGGCCGGAGGTGGCAAGACGCGAAGGAGTGCTGCTGGTGGCGCCGGATGCCGTCGACGGCAACTGGAATGACGGCCGCCGCGTCTACCTGTCGGGCGGCGATCCCACCGCCATCGACGATGTGGGTTTCCTGTCCGAACTGGTGGGATCGCTCGTGGCGCGGCATCGCGCGGATCCCGGCCGGGTGTTCGTGACCGGCGCATCGAACGGCGGCGCCATGGCATGGCGGTTCGCCTGCGAACGCAGCGAGATCGTCACCGCCATCGCGCCGGTCATCGCGACGATGCTGTCCGATCCGGATCGGCGTTGCCCTGCCTCCCGGCCCGTCGCGGTACTCGCGATCTTCGGCACGGCCGATCCGCTGATGCCTTTCGACGGGTCTCCTGTCCGCACGCGTACGGGACAGATGAGCGAACCGCGCCTGTCCGCTGCCGCATCGGTTCAGTGGTGGGCGCAGCGCAATGGCTGCGGAACGACACCTGTCGCCGAGGATCTCCCCGACAGGGTCACGACCGACGGTTCGACGGTACGCCGGTTCGTCTATCCCGGCTGCCCCTTCAACGCCGACGCCATACGGATCGACGTGCTGGGCGGTGGCCATACGTGGCCCGGGGGACGGACGGGCTGGTTGCAGAAGCAGGTGCTGGGTCCGACCAACCGGGACATCGACGCGGCCGAGACTGCGTGGAACTTCTTCCGGGAAAGACGGCGCTGA
- a CDS encoding prepilin-type N-terminal cleavage/methylation domain-containing protein: protein MKQQSGVTLIELLIACAIVGVLGAIALPAYRDYVIRGKLTDAQSQLGATRTRLEQYYQDNRSYPPQCGGTAAGLPAFTLPETTSYFAVTCAAGATVGQTFLLTATGQTGGGTGGFIFTIDDQGNRNTTGVPSGGDWSTRTGCWVVKKPNNC from the coding sequence ATGAAGCAGCAAAGCGGTGTGACCCTCATCGAGCTCCTGATCGCCTGTGCCATCGTGGGTGTGCTCGGTGCGATTGCACTACCGGCCTATCGGGATTACGTGATCCGGGGCAAGCTGACCGACGCGCAGTCCCAACTGGGCGCCACCCGCACCCGTCTCGAACAGTATTACCAGGACAACCGCAGCTATCCACCCCAATGCGGCGGGACCGCGGCAGGTCTCCCGGCTTTCACGCTTCCGGAGACCACCAGCTATTTCGCGGTGACCTGCGCAGCCGGCGCAACTGTCGGCCAGACCTTCCTCTTGACCGCGACAGGCCAGACCGGAGGCGGCACCGGAGGCTTCATCTTCACCATCGACGACCAGGGCAATCGGAACACGACAGGCGTGCCCTCCGGCGGCGACTGGAGCACGCGGACCGGTTGCTGGGTCGTCAAGAAGCCGAACAACTGCTGA
- a CDS encoding PilW family protein, giving the protein MAERYPGRITDQRGMSLVDILVGMVIGLIGMIIVFQSFNAFEGQKRTTTVTNDAQEGGLMALTTIEREIRLAGFGMFYAANPICNSYRQWANNAVDTVASFMPVTVTNGASNAPDSVTLAFSSSGFGSTPSQVQVTFNGTVAEIVVDNALGNRVYNVGDYILVGKTGSACTRLQVSGTRPSPDNPQFLALKVEPTTAAPANPPLGNLASLLPSGGYSNEKMTPTSLSVVSNMGQMRRVTYAVVLDANNNGKLQQQDLTGGGAAIDLAEGIVNMQAQYGISTSESVQQVSSWVNASGTWAAPAFSDQGRIKAIRIAVVARSQLREKDIVQSVNATCSNTSGTNNNGPCAWRDSVANPAPIIDLSANSEWRYYRYRVYETIIPLRNVMWQY; this is encoded by the coding sequence ATGGCTGAACGCTACCCGGGCCGCATCACCGATCAGCGCGGCATGAGCCTCGTGGACATCCTCGTCGGGATGGTGATCGGCCTGATCGGCATGATCATCGTGTTCCAGTCGTTCAATGCGTTCGAGGGGCAGAAGCGCACGACGACCGTCACGAACGACGCGCAGGAAGGCGGTCTCATGGCGCTCACGACCATCGAGCGCGAGATCCGGCTGGCCGGCTTCGGCATGTTCTACGCAGCCAACCCCATCTGCAATTCGTATCGCCAGTGGGCCAACAACGCCGTCGACACGGTGGCGAGCTTCATGCCGGTGACCGTGACGAACGGCGCATCGAACGCGCCCGATTCGGTGACGCTCGCGTTCAGTTCCTCCGGCTTCGGATCCACGCCCTCCCAGGTACAGGTCACTTTCAACGGAACCGTTGCCGAGATCGTGGTGGACAACGCGCTGGGCAATCGGGTCTACAACGTCGGCGACTACATCCTGGTCGGCAAGACCGGATCGGCTTGCACGCGCCTGCAGGTGAGTGGCACTCGCCCAAGTCCGGACAACCCCCAGTTCCTCGCGCTCAAGGTGGAGCCCACCACTGCGGCACCGGCCAATCCGCCGCTGGGCAATCTCGCGTCGTTGCTGCCCTCGGGCGGATACTCCAACGAGAAGATGACGCCCACCTCGCTGTCCGTGGTGAGCAACATGGGCCAGATGCGCCGGGTCACCTACGCGGTCGTGCTGGACGCCAACAACAACGGCAAGCTGCAGCAGCAGGACCTGACCGGTGGCGGTGCGGCCATCGATCTGGCCGAAGGGATCGTCAACATGCAGGCGCAGTACGGCATCTCCACGTCCGAATCGGTCCAGCAGGTATCGAGCTGGGTCAATGCCTCGGGCACCTGGGCGGCCCCGGCATTCTCGGATCAGGGCCGGATCAAGGCGATCCGCATCGCGGTCGTGGCGCGCAGCCAGCTGCGCGAGAAGGACATCGTGCAAAGCGTCAATGCGACGTGCTCCAACACCTCGGGCACGAACAACAACGGCCCCTGCGCATGGCGCGACAGCGTGGCCAACCCCGCGCCAATCATCGATCTCTCGGCGAACTCCGAGTGGCGCTATTACCGGTATCGCGTGTACGAAACCATCATCCCGCTTCGCAACGTGATGTGGCAGTACTAG
- a CDS encoding GspH/FimT family pseudopilin, which produces MRARQSGVTLIEFMIGFLILGILVGLAVPSFRDWIINSQVRTATDSINDGLQLTRAEAVRRNSPVRWRLPDETTSGWVIEALNRTTAAWDQIQVRNAGEGTTNVVVAASQTTVTFVGSGFVSPLPAQNITINVSNPNGGDCLTQAGVGDVRCLRVTVTPGGSIRMCDPASPSTSASAC; this is translated from the coding sequence ATGCGTGCCCGACAGTCTGGCGTCACCCTGATCGAGTTCATGATCGGATTCCTGATCCTGGGAATCCTGGTCGGGCTCGCCGTGCCGTCGTTCCGCGACTGGATCATCAACAGCCAGGTGCGCACCGCCACGGATTCGATCAACGATGGACTGCAGCTCACGCGGGCCGAAGCGGTCCGCCGCAACAGTCCGGTCCGCTGGCGACTGCCTGACGAAACCACGTCGGGCTGGGTGATCGAGGCGCTCAACCGCACCACGGCCGCGTGGGACCAGATACAGGTCCGAAATGCCGGGGAGGGAACCACCAACGTCGTGGTCGCTGCGTCCCAGACCACCGTCACCTTCGTCGGCTCCGGCTTCGTGTCGCCACTGCCGGCGCAGAACATCACCATCAACGTATCGAATCCCAACGGCGGTGACTGCCTCACCCAGGCAGGCGTGGGCGATGTGCGGTGTCTGCGAGTGACCGTCACCCCGGGCGGTTCGATACGCATGTGCGATCCGGCGTCGCCCTCCACCAGCGCGTCCGCCTGCTAG
- a CDS encoding 2-(1,2-epoxy-1,2-dihydrophenyl)acetyl-CoA isomerase — translation MDYSSILLDVTEGVATLTLNRPDRLNAFTASMHVEIRDALTRIEAPGAARVLVITGAGRAFSAGQDLTESGNIDGPEAFDAGRALEDNYNKLLHRLHALPMPVIAAVNGVAAGASANIALACDIVIAAQSATFLQAFARIGLIPDAGGTYVLPRLVGMARAMGLAMLAEPLSAELAAQWGLIWKCVDDASFASEVSALAGRLAEGPTGTYALIKQALYASVDNDFAKQLACEVNLQRKAAAAPDFREGVSAFLEKRAPRFSGG, via the coding sequence ATGGACTACAGCTCGATTCTATTGGATGTCACGGAGGGCGTCGCGACCCTCACCTTGAACCGGCCCGACCGGTTGAATGCCTTCACGGCGTCGATGCACGTCGAGATCCGGGATGCGCTCACACGGATCGAAGCGCCCGGCGCGGCACGGGTGCTGGTCATCACGGGGGCCGGGAGGGCGTTCTCCGCCGGCCAGGATCTCACCGAATCCGGGAACATCGACGGTCCGGAGGCCTTCGACGCCGGCAGGGCGCTGGAGGACAACTACAACAAGCTGCTGCATCGTCTGCACGCGCTCCCCATGCCGGTCATCGCCGCCGTCAACGGCGTTGCCGCGGGCGCCTCCGCGAACATCGCGCTCGCCTGCGACATCGTCATCGCCGCGCAGTCGGCCACCTTTCTTCAGGCGTTCGCGCGCATCGGGCTGATCCCCGATGCAGGCGGCACCTACGTGCTGCCCCGGCTCGTCGGAATGGCCCGTGCCATGGGCCTTGCGATGCTGGCCGAACCCCTCTCCGCGGAACTGGCCGCGCAATGGGGGCTCATCTGGAAGTGCGTGGACGACGCATCCTTCGCTTCGGAGGTCTCCGCGCTGGCGGGCCGTCTGGCCGAGGGACCCACCGGAACCTACGCGCTCATCAAGCAGGCGCTCTACGCGTCGGTGGACAACGATTTCGCGAAGCAGCTGGCGTGCGAGGTGAACCTGCAGCGCAAGGCCGCTGCAGCGCCTGATTTCCGCGAAGGCGTGTCCGCCTTCCTGGAAAAGCGCGCCCCCCGATTCTCCGGCGGCTGA
- a CDS encoding enoyl-CoA hydratase: protein MTYENILVETRGKVGLITLNRPKALNALSPALMRELASAIDTFEADENIGALVITGSERAFAAGADIKDMQTKSYMDVYKSDFITAEWERVTRCRKPVIAAVAGFALGGGCELAMMCDFILAADNAKFGQPEINLGILPGAGGTQRLPRFVGKSKAMEMVLLGQARMMDAAEAERVGLVSRVIPLAGLLEEAVATAAKIAELSQPIVMMAKESVNRAFETTLAEGVRFERRLFHSAFATEDQKEGMSAFVEKRKPAFKHR from the coding sequence ATGACGTACGAAAACATCCTGGTCGAGACCCGCGGTAAGGTCGGACTCATCACGCTGAACCGCCCCAAGGCGCTGAATGCCCTGTCGCCCGCCCTCATGCGCGAGCTTGCCTCGGCCATCGACACCTTCGAGGCGGACGAGAACATCGGCGCTCTCGTGATCACCGGCAGCGAACGCGCCTTCGCCGCCGGTGCCGACATCAAGGACATGCAGACCAAGTCCTACATGGACGTCTACAAGTCCGATTTCATCACGGCCGAATGGGAGCGTGTCACCCGTTGCCGCAAACCGGTCATCGCGGCGGTCGCCGGCTTCGCGCTGGGCGGCGGTTGTGAACTGGCCATGATGTGCGATTTCATCCTGGCGGCCGACAACGCGAAGTTCGGGCAGCCCGAGATCAACCTGGGCATCCTCCCCGGGGCGGGCGGCACGCAGCGGCTGCCGCGTTTCGTGGGCAAGTCCAAGGCGATGGAGATGGTGCTGCTGGGCCAGGCACGCATGATGGATGCCGCCGAGGCGGAGCGGGTGGGTCTCGTGAGCCGGGTGATTCCGCTCGCCGGTCTGCTGGAAGAAGCGGTGGCGACAGCCGCAAAGATCGCGGAGTTGAGCCAACCGATCGTGATGATGGCCAAGGAGTCGGTCAATCGCGCGTTCGAAACGACCCTGGCCGAAGGTGTCCGGTTCGAACGCCGGCTGTTCCATTCCGCATTCGCCACCGAGGATCAGAAGGAAGGGATGTCGGCCTTCGTGGAAAAGCGCAAGCCCGCGTTCAAGCATCGCTGA